A stretch of the Clostridiisalibacter paucivorans DSM 22131 genome encodes the following:
- a CDS encoding DUF4397 domain-containing protein: protein MYDYRDMYGGCYGEKSSYMRVLHASPDAPPVDVYLNDTLLVEGLPYKRFTEYIALVPGIYNIKVFASGTRRNPVIDTEVDVFPNSNYTVAATGLLEDIKPMVINDTAMMLPSGKAQIKFVHLSPDAPAVDVLTSDGTILFRNIEFREVSPNRMIDPNRYTLQVRPSGGNRVVLTVPNVNIRPNRYYTVYAVGEVSGEAPLQLLIALDKASY, encoded by the coding sequence ATGTATGATTATAGAGATATGTATGGAGGATGTTATGGAGAAAAATCTTCTTATATGAGGGTATTGCATGCCTCTCCTGATGCACCACCAGTAGATGTATATTTGAATGATACATTGTTAGTTGAAGGATTACCATATAAGAGATTTACAGAATATATTGCTTTAGTGCCAGGAATATATAATATAAAAGTTTTTGCATCTGGAACAAGGAGGAATCCAGTTATAGATACAGAGGTCGATGTATTTCCAAATTCTAACTATACTGTAGCTGCTACAGGACTTTTGGAGGATATAAAGCCAATGGTTATAAATGATACTGCTATGATGCTTCCATCAGGCAAAGCTCAAATTAAGTTTGTACACCTTTCTCCTGATGCACCAGCAGTAGATGTTCTTACATCAGATGGAACTATATTATTTAGAAATATAGAGTTTAGAGAGGTAAGTCCAAATAGAATGATTGATCCCAATAGATATACTTTACAAGTAAGACCTTCAGGTGGAAACAGAGTAGTATTGACAGTGCCTAATGTAAATATTAGACCTAATAGATATTATACAGTATATGCTGTAGGAGAAGTTTCAGGAGAGGCACCTTTACAGCTTTTAATAGCATTAGACAAGGCATCTTATTAA
- a CDS encoding DUF378 domain-containing protein — MESNFLDRTALVLVIIGALNWGLISLFEFDLVASIFGGQTAFLSRLIYGLVGLSGLYSISLLFRSRETTTE, encoded by the coding sequence ATGGAAAGTAATTTTCTAGATAGGACTGCATTAGTATTAGTCATAATAGGCGCCCTAAATTGGGGACTTATATCTCTATTTGAATTTGACCTAGTTGCTAGTATTTTTGGAGGGCAAACAGCTTTTTTAAGCCGTTTAATTTACGGACTTGTAGGATTGTCTGGATTGTATAGTATATCACTACTATTCAGATCTAGAGAGACAACTACTGAATAA
- a CDS encoding carbon-nitrogen hydrolase family protein, with the protein MNKIKIGLCQMKVQENKELNIEKAEDMINKAVNMGAQLVMLPEMFNCPYDNKYFPLYAEKATGSITCKRISELAKEKSVYIIAGSIPEKDDENNIYNTSFVFDREGNCIGKHRKIHLFDIDVKDGIRFMESEVLSPGKDITVFDTEFGKMGVAICYDIRFPELIRLMSIEGVNIVFIPAAFNMITGPAHWEHLFRVRALDNQIFMVGTAPAQNKESNYKSYGHSLIVDPWGSVIEQLDYSEDIIVQEIDLDMIHKIREELPLLKHMRKDIYRLSHLG; encoded by the coding sequence GAAGACATGATCAATAAAGCGGTAAATATGGGGGCTCAGCTAGTAATGCTTCCTGAAATGTTTAATTGTCCATATGATAATAAATATTTTCCTCTATATGCTGAAAAAGCTACAGGGAGTATAACTTGCAAAAGAATTTCTGAATTAGCCAAAGAAAAATCTGTTTATATAATAGCAGGCTCTATACCAGAGAAGGATGATGAAAATAATATATATAATACTTCTTTTGTATTTGATAGAGAGGGAAATTGTATAGGAAAGCATAGAAAAATACATCTTTTCGATATTGATGTAAAAGATGGAATTAGATTTATGGAGTCAGAAGTATTGAGTCCAGGCAAAGATATTACAGTATTTGATACAGAATTCGGAAAGATGGGTGTAGCAATTTGCTATGATATAAGATTTCCTGAGCTTATAAGATTGATGAGTATAGAGGGAGTAAATATAGTTTTTATACCTGCTGCGTTTAATATGATTACTGGACCTGCACACTGGGAACATTTATTTAGGGTAAGGGCTTTAGATAATCAAATTTTTATGGTAGGAACTGCTCCAGCACAAAATAAAGAAAGTAATTATAAATCTTACGGACATTCTCTAATAGTTGATCCATGGGGAAGTGTAATTGAACAATTGGATTATTCTGAAGACATAATAGTTCAAGAAATTGATTTAGATATGATACACAAAATAAGAGAAGAACTACCTTTGCTTAAACATATGAGAAAAGACATATATAGGTTATCCCATTTGGGATAA